From Nymphaea colorata isolate Beijing-Zhang1983 chromosome 6, ASM883128v2, whole genome shotgun sequence, a single genomic window includes:
- the LOC116256746 gene encoding uncharacterized protein LOC116256746 has product MGSGGHGQKGVSAGVLVAALLLCGFFASALSDRLLKEKEVGLAPITVGDLQAIADHSSSSSAAPCARHPQPDPISTSKRRVPNGPDPIHNRRAGKSRQPPGRT; this is encoded by the exons ATGGGCAGTGGTGGACATGGGCAGAAGGGGGTAAGTGCAGGGGTCCTTGTTGCTGCTCTGTTGCTGTGTGGCTTCTTTGCCTCTGCTCTGTCAGACAGGTTGCTCAAAGAGAAGGAGGTGGGGTTAGCTCCCATTACTGTTGGAGATCTTCAAGCAATTGCAgatcattcttcttcttcttccgctgCTCCATGTGCACGTCATCCCCAGCCTGATCCTATCAGCACAAGTAAGAGGAGAGTACCAAACGGTCCCGATCCCATCCACAACAG GAGGGCCGGCAAGTCGCGACAGCCTCCAGGCAGAACATGA